Below is a window of Nicotiana tabacum cultivar K326 chromosome 19, ASM71507v2, whole genome shotgun sequence DNA.
attcaacaacaacaacaataacaaactgAAAAGAGTTGATTTCTGAGGAGGTATGGACCGGAAAGAACTTCTTtcttatatttgaaaatagttaGTTCTATTGTTTCTGTGCATATAAACTCCAGTAATAGAGATAAGTACGATCttaaaaccaaaaaatatttttgtttattgGCCATGGTGATTACAATTTTGGTTTATCGATTTTAGCATGATTAGAAGAGAACAATCATAAGACACATGTGTGTCACCTTTAATGAAAACTAGTGTACTACCTTGCGCCTTGCGTggttataaaaaattaaaatataatttaatattaatgtcataaattatttttaaaagtctAATCTATACTAAACAAACTTTTTGTAATTCtgtcattttttgtgatttttctaacatctaatataaattttttagaaaaataatataaattaaaaatgaaaCAATCCGTTTATGCGCTAAGTTGGCCCATAAATGgttatcaaaaaatatatatgaaataaTCCATTTAACTCAGTATATGTGAACttgaataaacaaaaaaaaagagaataaaataaaagaaatagtagaaaaataaagaaaaaaagtatCAAATTGAACCTGTCATTATTGGGATCAAATTCCGCAGTTTCTTTTTTCTCACATTAAAATTCTAAACTTACCAAAAAAATATTCTTAAGCGATTATAGTTtccattcaaaaaataaaaagtagcATTGTTTTCCCGATTATTAAAAGGTTAATTGGGTTATTTGGAATTTGAATGCTTAATCATTCGGTTTCTAGCCATTTAAGGGAATTACATCATAATAATATGCAATGAAATGTAAAAGAAATATAGAATCAAATGTAATTACCTTTAGTTAGACAAATGTATgctaaataaaatatcaaataaatataaaaagaagaggagaaaataatgaaaaacaaaTTAATCATAATAAAGAAGAAATAAGTTACAGTACAAAGAGGAAAAAGTGGGAATGAAAAGGGAGTGAGTTAGTCAGTTATTTAATAACATTAGAGAAAGTATTCAAATATCAATTACTATTCATACTTACAAAAACAAAAGTATACAAAATCAGCTATAAAATAAGAACACAAAACTAATAGTAACGTATCAAGAAACCTAATGAATCAAAAGAATGATCTCTAAAACAACCATACCCCAATGTCTATTAACTGGAGTCTCCTATATGAATTTTCTGCGCAAAATAACAACTTTTGCAGGAAAAGAaatgagaaacaaagaaaaagtaGAATCTTTTACACACAACTCTAATCCCACAATCACAGCATTTCAGCAATTAATTTTTTCTAATCTTCTAAACCGATAGGCTGCTACGACGGAAGTGTAAGAATTCTTCTTAAATTCagttatgaaaaatgaaaatatgtaatttctcttcaaaatttgGACTAAAGCAGACTAAAAAGTTTACTGGATTGTGAAATATGGTTAGCAATGCAATCGTAACGTGTTGTAGGAAATGTAACGTGCAGAAATTAAAAGCATATATCTTTTCATATTTTGTTGAATGTCTTCCcctttaattaaaatttaacGTCTAGCATATAACTGTTTTCTTAACGAAAAAGAAGAGGAAAGGACGTGACTTTTGATTTTTGAAGAAGTGACTTACGGGTTTTTTGAAATAgcaaataaattgaaaaaataggataaaagccaaaaaaattgacaaaaaggATAATTAAGTTCCTTGGCCATATAGGCATGCCACATCACTGTGTCAAGTCCCAaccttatatatttatatagatgtGATGTCAAAGGTCAAGCTTGAAGTAGAACCAACTCGCAGCAGACAGACATCTAAAATGGTTGAGTCGGAAGAAATGTCAAAAAATGAATTGGCTGGaggtaggggtgtacataggtcgggttggttcggatttttcatttatcaaaccaaatcaatggagtcgggtttttaaatttataaaccaaaccaaaccaacaaagtcggatttttcaatctcgggtTTTTTCgagttttcggattttttttctcgtaaagtcttcatagcattaaatatgtaacttgtgctccaaatatttctcaaGTCCTAGTAAAATATAACTATAAAATGTATTTTCTaagaaactaacacaataatatgagataagtcatagcattatactaaaatattcaataacaaagataaaataataaaattacataaaacaaatattgctaattaataaatcataataaaaattaacacaatctaaaaatactatatacaacaacaacaacaacaatataccagtagtatcccacaccgtggggtctggggagggtagtgtgtacgtagaccttaccctaccttgtgaggatagagaggctgtttccaatagacactcggctcaggaaagcataagcaccacattaatgaaaatatagacaagaaaggacagtaccaaaaagtcatataaaagcagaataaaaacaacaagatagtaaggtgatcaacaatgaaagaaaacaacggttagtcataaaaacctactactaACAGAAAGCGggactgcgtgccaatactactatTATGAACACTCTacactacctactctactaccctaatccttgaccttcataccttcctatcaagggtcatgtcctcggtcagctgaagttgcgtcatgtcttgcctaatcatctctccccacctcttctttggcctacctctacctctctataggccctccaatgtcaatctctcacacctcctcaccggggcgtctgCGCTTCttctcctcacatgaccaaaccacctaagtcgcgcttcccacatcttgtcctTAATAGGggtcacacccaccttgtcgGGAATAACCTCATTtttgatcctatctaacctggtgtgcccgcatatccatctcaacatcctcatctttgctaccttcatcttctggacatgagcgatcttgactggccaacactccgccccatacaatatcgttggtctgaccaccactctgtaaaacttacccttaagtttcggtggcaccttcttgtcataCAAAACACCAGAGGCGAGTCTCAATTTCATCTATTCCGCCCCAATAcaatgtgtgacatcttcatcaatctcctcTTTCTCcggaataatagacccaaggtacttaaaactccctctccttgggatgacctgcgagtccagcctcacctccccttcccctccttgagtctaGCCATTGAACTAATACTCcgagtattctgtcttggtcctgctcaacttgaaacctttagatttcagggtttgcctccatacctctaattgtgCATTCACATCatctcgcgtctcgtcaatcaatacaatatcatatgcaaatagcatgcaccacggcaCCTCCCATTGGATATGGCACGTCAGTACatccatcaccagagcaaacaaaaaagggttgagtgccgacccctgatgcaaccccatcataaccgaaAAAAATGGTCTGAGTCCCCAACCGCCACCCTCACTCgagtctttactccatcatacatatccttaatcaatCTAACGTAGGCAACATGTACACCTAtaacctccaaacatctccacaaaatctccctcggaactttatcgtacgtcttttctaagtcgatgaaaaCCATATGCAAGTCTTTCTTTCTCTCCCTATGCTGCTCCAttaatctcctaacaaggtggatgacttctgtagtcgaacgccccGGCATAAACCCAATCTGGTTCTCAAAAATAGACACACTCCTTCTtacccttagctctaccactctctcccaaactttcataatatggctaagcagcttgataccccgatagttattgtaattttggatatcacccttgttcttgtatacaggaaccatcatgctccacctccactcttcgggcatcttcttcgttctaaaaATGGCATTAtataacctagtgagccactccaagtcTGCCTTGCctgcactcttccaaaacttcaCCAGGATTTCATCCGAACCGGTTGctttgcccctgctcatcttacgcatagccccctcaaTTTCATTAACTCTAATCCGcttacaatacccaaagtcacaacgactcccgaagagttccaaatcacccaaTACAATGTTCTTGTCCCCTTCCTCattcaagagactatggaagtaggtcTGATATCTCCGACAGATAAGCCCCccatccaacaaaactctaccttcttcgtccttgatgcacttcatTTGGTCCAAGTCACACGCCTTTCTTTCTCGCAccttggctaacctgaacaacCTTTTATACCCACCTCAGCCCTtgagttcctcatacaaacgaaTAAAAGTTGCGGTCTTGGCCGCCGTAACTGCTagctttgcctctttcttagccaGCTTATAATGCTCCCTATTTgtcctcttctcctcctcgtatACACTTTCCACTAGCTTCAGATACGCTGCTTTCTTGGTTTCCACTTTTCCTTGCACCTCTCCATTCTACCACCAGTTTCCCTTGTGACTACCAGATTAACCATTTGCgacccctaatacctctctcgCGGCTTTCCTAAGGCACTGCGCAGTCATTATCCACATAGTGCTCACGTCCCTACTACTCATCCAAGCCCCCAAAGTCACCAGCTTGACCCCCAACTCCTGCTCTTTAGCTTCCGTCAAAGCTCCCCGCTTGACCATATGTTGGCTATACATCGCCATCTTCCTCCTCTTTCTCGTGATCTCAAGGTCCATAACTAGGAGCTCATGAAGGGTCGAGAGGTTCTCACTCGAGATGACCTTGCAATCTGTGCAAAGACCTCTATCATACTTCCTACAGAGtaaataatcaatctgagtctcgGCCACCGAACTACGGAAGGTGACCAAGTGCTCCCTCTTCTTCGAGAAActcgagtttgctatcaccaaatcaaatgctCTAGCAAAGTCTAGCAGAGACGTTCCTCCTCCGTTTCTATCTCCAAAATCAAAGCCACCATGCACATCATCATACCCCCCAGATGTCGTTCCAATGTGActattgaaatctcctcctatgaaaagATTATCGGTATGCGGATACCACGTACCATCTCATCTAAATCCTCCCAGAAATGCCTCTTGacttcctcatccaagcctgtTTGGGGTGCGTACACTCTGATTATGTTCAAAGTAAAACCTCCAACAACTAGCTTAATAGTCATCAGCCTGTCATTCACCCTCCTAACCTCCACCACTAGTTCATGGAGGTCCTTATCAACCAAGATACCTACCCCGTTCCTTCCCCCATCCTCCCATAATACCATAGTTTGAAACTGTCCACATCCCGCGCCTTATCTCCTGCCCACCTAGTCTCATGTACACAAACAATATTAATCTTCCTTTTCTCGAGAATCTTCGCTAACTCTACAGATTTTCCAGTCAAAGTTCCTATGTTCTAAGACCCATCCCACTCTCAGAATAGTAGCTCCCTTAGCCCTCTTACCCCACgcacccccctcccccccgtGATGACGCCCTCGAGGACAAGACCTTACCCTACCATCATTCACCAAAGCCACTATAATCTAGGCGACACTACTATCCCGAAAACAAGTgacaaaaataacatgaattaCCAAAATATAATCTACCACTAAAGGTCGCAAAACaggtgaaaaaataaaataaaggaactaacgggaactataatctacaactaaaggtGAGCAAAACatgtgaagaaataaaataaaggaactaaatgtaacgacccgaccggtcattttgagcatttgcacttcgctcggtagtttacgggagtgagtagctccgtatgatatattttgacttgtgtgaatcgtcgattttgattttcaggtatttcagaatcaaattggaaaaatggatttcattgttgaaattttaaattgggagagttgaccaagtttgactttttagcatttgacctcagattggagttttgatggttccgttagctccgctgGGTGATTTTGA
It encodes the following:
- the LOC107779207 gene encoding uncharacterized protein LOC107779207 translates to MVLWEDGGRNGVGILVDKDLHELVVEVRRVNDRLMTIKLVVGGFTLNIIRVYAPQTGLDEEVKRHFWEDLDEMVRANSSFSKKREHLVTFRSSVAETQIDYLLCRKYDRGLCTDCKVISSENLSTLHELLVMDLEITRKRRKMAMYSQHMVKRGALTEAKEQELGVKLVTLGAWMSSRDNGEVQGKVETKKAAYLKLVESVYEEEKRTNREHYKLAKKEAKLAVTAAKTATFIRLYEELKG